One genomic window of Anoplolepis gracilipes chromosome 5, ASM4749672v1, whole genome shotgun sequence includes the following:
- the LOC140665953 gene encoding developmentally-regulated GTP-binding protein 2, producing the protein MGILEKISEIEKEIARTQKNKATEYHLGLLKAKLAKYRSQLLEPSKKSEKGEGFDVLKSGDARVALIGFPSVGKSTLLSTLTATQSEAASYEFTTLTCIPGVIEYKGANIQLLDLPGIIEGAAQGKGRGRQVIAVARTADLVLMMLDATKQDVQRQLLEKELESVGIRLNKKKPNIYFKVKKGGGLAFNSTCPLTKVDEKLVQMILHEYKIFNAEVLFREDCSADELIDVINANRVYLPCLYVYNKIDQISIEEVDRIARQPNSVVVSCNMKLNLDFLLETLWEYLSLIRVYTKKPGQPPDFEDGLILRRGVTVEHVCHAIHRTLAQQFKYALVWGTSTKYSPQRVGAQHVMHDEDVVQIMKK; encoded by the exons ATGGGGATACTGGAAAAGATTTCGGAAATTGAGAAGGAAATTGCACGAACGCAGAAAAACAAAG cTACCGAATACCACTTGGGTTTGCTGAAAGCGAAGCTTGCCAAGTATAGATCCCAGCTGTTGGAACCGTCGAAAAAGTCCGAAAAGGGCGAAGGTTTCGATGTGTTGAAGTCGGGAGATGCTAGAGTTGCTCTAATCGGTTTTCCCTCGGTTGGCAAGTCCACTCTACTCAGTACTTTAACTGCCACCCAGTCGGAGGCTGCATCCTACGAATTTACTACCCTGACATGTATTCCTGGtgttattgaatataaagGTGCTAATATACAACTGCTGGATCTGCCTGGTATAATTGAAGGAGCAGCAcag GGAAAAGGACGAGGTAGACAGGTCATAGCTGTTGCTAGAACAGCTGATTTAGTCCTTATGATGTTGGATGCTACCAAACAGGATGTTCAGCGACAACTCTTGGAAAAAGAATTGGAATCGGTTGGGATAAGACTCAATAAAAAGAAgccgaatatatatttcaaggtGAAAAAAGGCGGCGGATTAGCCTTCAATTCAACATGTCCTCTGACAAAAGTAGACGAAAAACTAGTCCAAATGATTCTTCACGAATATAAAATCTTCAATGCTGAGGTATTGTTTCGCGAAGATTGCAGCGCGGACGAATTGATCGATGTCATCAATGCGAACCGAGTGTACTTGCCTTgcctttatgtatataataaaatagatcaAATATCGATAGAAGAAGTTGACCGGATCGCCAGGCAACCTAATAGTGTTGTAGTTAG ttgtAATATGAAACTGAATCTGGACTTCCTGTTGGAAACATTATGGGAGTATTTGTCTTTGATAAGGGTGTACACAAAAAAGCCTGGTCAACCACCTGACTTTGAGGATGGTCTAATATTGAGAAGAGGTGTAACGGTAGAGCACGTGTGTCATGCAATCCATCGCACACTTGctcaacaatttaaatatgccCTTGTGTGG GGTACAAGTACCAAATATTCACCTCAGCGAGTAGGAGCGCAGCATGTGATGCATGATGAGGATGTCGtacaaataatgaaaaaataa